One bacterium DNA window includes the following coding sequences:
- the recA gene encoding recombinase RecA: protein MNQKNGSSIPPAADPKDKERREKALEMAFTHINRQFGKGSIMRLGEGPHLGPIPTISTGSVSLDIALGTGGVPRGRVIEIFGPESSGKTTIALHVVAEAQRRGGTAAFIDAEHALDPIYAKALGVQTDNLIVSQPDTGEQALEIAETLTSSSAVDVVVIDSVAALVPKAELEGEMGDHHVGLQARLMSQALRKLSGVVSRSNTCFVFINQIRMKIGVMFGNPETTSGGNALKFYASVRLDVRRIAAIKEGENNVGNRTRVRVVKNKLSPPFRTAEFDIMFGQGISREGDVLDLAVEHGVVAKTGAWYSYGEERIGQGRENVKRFLKENLDIFARIEDQVRSAAGIAPASAGAAQAEAAPEKDEATAAPEKGEAKASTPK, encoded by the coding sequence ATGAACCAGAAGAACGGGTCCTCCATCCCGCCGGCTGCCGATCCGAAAGACAAGGAGCGCCGCGAAAAAGCCCTGGAGATGGCTTTCACCCACATCAACCGGCAGTTCGGGAAAGGCTCCATCATGCGCCTGGGAGAGGGCCCGCACCTGGGCCCCATCCCGACGATCTCCACCGGGTCGGTCTCGCTCGACATCGCCCTGGGGACCGGCGGCGTGCCCCGCGGCCGCGTCATCGAGATCTTCGGGCCCGAATCCTCCGGCAAGACGACCATCGCCCTTCACGTGGTGGCGGAGGCCCAGCGGCGGGGCGGAACGGCGGCCTTCATTGACGCCGAGCACGCCCTCGATCCGATCTATGCCAAGGCCCTGGGGGTGCAGACCGATAACCTGATCGTCTCCCAGCCGGACACCGGGGAGCAGGCCCTCGAGATCGCCGAAACGCTGACCAGCAGCTCCGCCGTGGACGTCGTTGTGATCGACTCGGTGGCGGCCCTCGTGCCCAAGGCCGAGCTCGAAGGGGAGATGGGCGATCACCACGTCGGTCTGCAGGCCCGCCTCATGAGCCAGGCGCTGCGCAAGCTCTCCGGCGTCGTCAGCCGGAGCAACACCTGCTTTGTCTTCATCAACCAGATTCGCATGAAAATCGGCGTCATGTTTGGAAACCCGGAAACCACCAGCGGCGGCAACGCGCTCAAATTCTACGCCTCCGTCCGGCTCGACGTGCGCCGCATCGCCGCCATCAAGGAAGGCGAGAACAACGTGGGCAACCGCACCCGCGTCCGCGTCGTGAAGAACAAACTCTCGCCGCCCTTCCGGACGGCCGAATTCGACATCATGTTCGGGCAGGGGATCTCGCGCGAGGGCGATGTGCTCGACCTGGCGGTGGAACACGGCGTCGTCGCCAAGACCGGCGCATGGTACTCCTACGGGGAGGAGCGCATCGGCCAGGGCCGCGAGAACGTCAAGCGCTTCCTGAAGGAGAACCTGGACATCTTTGCCCGCATCGAAGATCAGGTGCGGAGCGCGGCCGGGATCGCCCCTGCCTCCGCCGGGGCGGCGCAAGCCGAGGCGGCACCGGAGAAGGACGAGGCCACGGCGGCACCGGAGAAGGGCGAGGCCAAGGCCTCCACGCCCAAGTAG